One Saccharomyces kudriavzevii IFO 1802 strain IFO1802 genome assembly, chromosome: 7 DNA segment encodes these proteins:
- the THI4 gene encoding thiamine thiazole synthase (similar to Saccharomyces cerevisiae THI4 (YGR144W); ancestral locus Anc_5.141), whose product MSATSTATSTTASQLHLNSTPVTHCLSDIVKNEDWSDFKFTPIRESTVSRAMTSRYFKDLDKYAVSDVIIVGAGSSGLSAAYVIAKNRPDLKVCIIESSVAPGGGSWLGGQLFSAMVMRKPAHLFLQELEIPYEDEGDYVVVKHAALFISTVLSKVLQLPNVKLFNATCVEDLVTRPPTEKGEVTVAGVVTNWTLVTQAHGTQCCMDPNVIELAGYKNDGTRDLSQKHGVILSTTGHDGPFGAFCAKRIVDIDQNKKLGGMKGLDMNHAEHDVVIHSGAYSGVDNMYFAGMEIAELDGLNRMGPTFGAMALSGVHAAEQILKHFAA is encoded by the coding sequence ATGTCTGCCACTTCCACCGCCACTTCAACCACTGCCTCTCAATTGCACTTGAACTCTACTCCAGTTACTCATTGCTTATCTGACATCGTTAAGAATGAAGATTGGTCCGACTTCAAGTTTACTCCTATCCGTGAGTCCACTGTCTCCCGTGCTATGACTTCTCGTTATTTCAAGGACCTTGACAAATATGCCGTTTCCGATGTTATTATTGTCGGTGCTGGTTCTTCAGGGTTATCTGCTGCGTACGTCATTGCCAAGAACAGACCAGACTTGAAGGTTTGTATCATTGAAAGTTCAGTTGCACCAGGTGGTGGTAGTTGGTTGGGTGGCCAATTATTTAGTGCCATGGTTATGAGAAAACCAGCTCATTTGTTCTTAcaagaattggaaattCCTTACGAAGATGAAGGTGACTACGTTGTAGTCAAGCATGCTGCTTTGTTTATCTCTACTGTCCTTTCAAAAGTTCTGCAATTACCAAATGTTAAATTATTCAACGCCACTTGTGTTGAGGATTTGGTTACCAGACCACCTACTGAAAAGGGCGAAGTTACTGTTGCTGGTGTTGTCACCAACTGGACCTTGGTTACTCAAGCTCATGGCACTCAATGTTGCATGGATCCTAACGTCATTGAACTGGCTGGTTACAAGAATGATGGTACCCGCGACCTGAGCCAAAAACACGGTGTCATTTTATCCACCACTGGCCACGATGGTCCATTCGGTGCTTTCTGTGCCAAGAGAATTGTCGACATTGAccagaacaagaaattgggGGGTATGAAGGGTCTAGACATGAACCATGCCGAACACGATGTTGTCATTCACTCCGGTGCATACTCTGGTGTTGACAACATGTACTTTGCCGGTATGGAAATTGCTGAATTAGACGGTTTGAACCGTATGGGTCCAACTTTCGGAGCTATGGCTTTGAGTGGTGTTCACGCTGCTGAACAAATCTTGAAACACTTTGCTGCTTAA
- the ENP2 gene encoding ribosome biosynthesis protein ENP2 (similar to Saccharomyces cerevisiae ENP2 (YGR145W); ancestral locus Anc_4.77) gives MVLKSTSANDVSVYQVSGTNVSRSLPDWIAKKRKRQLKNDLEYQNRVELIQDFEFSEASNKIKVSKDGQYCMATGTYKPQIHVYDFANLSLKFDRHTDAENVDFAILSDDWTKSVHLQNDRSIQFQNKGGLHYTTRIPKFGRSLVYNKVNCDLYVGASGNELYRLNLEKGRFLNPFKLDTEGVNYVSINDVNGLLAAGTETNAVEFWDPRSRSRVSKLYLENNIDNRPFQVTTCSFRNDGLNFACGTSNGYSYLYDLRTSKPSMIKDQGYGFDIKKIIWLDDVGTENKILTCDKRIAKIWDRLDGKAYASMEPSVDINDIEHVPGTGMFFTANESIPMHTYYIPSLGPSPRWCSFLDSITEELEEKPSDTVYSNYRFIARDDVKKLNLSHLVGSSVLRAYMHGFFINTELYDKVSLIANPDAYKDEREREIRRRIEKERESRIRSSGAVQNPKVKVNKTLVDKLSQKRGDKVAGKVLTDDRFKEMFENEEFQVDETDYDFKQLNPVKSLRETEEGAAKRIRALTAAEDSDEERIAMKNSRGHYDYEDEEADEDEESEEDTKQNTDKEELSEKDLKRIEKQRSLIERRKKEKEESERFMNEMKASTALGTQGSEGAHVTFGEQVGELHEVENEKSSNESILRRNHRGEAELTFVPQRKSKKDGNNKPRHHDASSDEEEVDGDGHQRGNGRSKPRFDNRRRASKNAFRGM, from the coding sequence ATGGTTTTGAAGTCTACATCTGCAAATGATGTTTCAGTGTATCAAGTTTCTGGTACGAATGTTTCGAGATCGTTGCCTGACTGGATTGCTAAAAAGCGTAAGAGACAATTAAAGAATGATTTAGAGTATCAGAATAGAGTAGAGTTaattcaagattttgaatttagtGAAGCTTCCAATAAAATCAAAGTGAGTAAGGACGGACAATATTGTATGGCTACTGGTACGTACAAACCCCAAATACACGTCTACGACTTTGCAAATTTATCACTAAAATTTGATAGGCATACAGACGCTGAAAACGTCGATTTTGCCATCCTTTCTGATGATTGGACTAAAAGTGTACATTTACAAAATGACAGAAGTATCCAGTTTCAAAACAAAGGTGGTTTACATTATACAACAAGAATTCCTAAATTTGGGAGAAGTTTAGTTTACAATAAGGTGAATTGCGATTTATACGTTGGAGCCAGTGGCAATGAATTATATAGACTGAATTTAGAAAAGGGCAGATTTTTAAATCCATTCAAGTTAGATACCGAAGGTGTCAATTATGTCTCCATTAATGACGTGAATGGGTTGTTGGCGGCAGGAACGGAAACGAATGCGGTGGAATTTTGGGATCCAAGGTCACGGTCCCGTGTTTCCAAGCTGTATTTAGAGAACAATATTGACAACAGACCATTTCAAGTTACCACGTGTAGTTTCCGTAATGACGGTTTGAATTTTGCCTGTGGTACATCAAACGGTTATTCATATCTTTATGACCTACGTACATCTAAACCTTCCATGATTAAGGACCAAGGTTATGGATTTGACATTAAGAAGATTATCTGGTTGGATGATGTTGGcacagaaaataaaattttgacaTGTGACAAAAGAATTGCCAAGATATGGGATAGGCTTGATGGTAAAGCATATGCTTCAATGGAACCCAGCGTTGATATTAATGACATTGAACACGTTCCAGGTACAGGTATGTTTTTCACTGCCAATGAGAGTATCCCAATGCACACATATTATATTCCAAGTTTAGGACCATCTCCACGTTGGTGCTCATTCTTGGATTCCATCACAGAAGAATTAGAGGAAAAACCAAGTGACACCGTTTACTCGAATTACAGATTCATTGCTAGAGACGAtgtgaagaaattgaacttATCACATTTAGTGGGATCCAGTGTACTAAGAGCTTACATGCATGGTTTCTTTATTAATACTGAACTTTACGATAAGGTTTCTTTGATTGCTAATCCAGATGCTTACAAAgatgaaagagaaagagaaatcaGACGTAGaatcgaaaaagaaagggaatcCAGAATCAGAAGTTCAGGAGCTGTTCAAAATCCCAAGGTTAAAGTCAATAAGACGTTGGTTGATAAATTATCTCAAAAACGTGGTGATAAAGTTGCAGGGAAAGTTCTTACAGATGATCgtttcaaagaaatgtttGAAAACGAAGAGTTTCAAGTTGACGAAACTGATTATGATTTCAAGCAATTGAATCCAGTGAAGTCGCTCAGAGAGACCGAGGAAGGTGCTGCCAAGCGTATTAGAGCGTTGACTGCTGCCGAAGACTCTGATGAGGAAAGAATTGCGATGAAAAACAGCAGGGGTCACTATGACTATGAGGATGAGGAAgctgatgaagatgaagaatcaGAGGAAGATACCAAGCAAAATACGGATAAGGAGGAATTAAGCgagaaagatttgaagagaatAGAGAAGCAAAGGTCATTAATCGAACGGagaaagaaggagaaggaagaaagtgaaCGATTTATGAACGAAATGAAAGCAAGTACCGCCCTGGGGACGCAAGGTAGCGAAGGTGCTCACGTCACGTTTGGTGAACAAGTCGGCGAACTACATGAAGTAGAGAATGAGAAGAGCTCAAATGAATCTATTTTACGTCGCAATCACCGCGGTGAAGCTGAACTTACGTTTGTAcctcaaagaaaaagcaaaaaggaTGGAAACAATAAACCTAGACATCATGATGCCTCatcagatgaagaagaagtcgACGGCGACGGTCATCAGAGGGGTAACGGTAGGTCAAAGCCCAGGTTCGACAATAGGAGAAGAGCTAGTAAGAATGCATTTCGTGGTATGTAA
- the ECL1 gene encoding Ecl1p (similar to Saccharomyces cerevisiae ECL1 (YGR146C); ancestral locus Anc_4.79): MSTAFNDYCTVCDRLIPTSPQKISNSTRKIQGDNESKNSSQSDKLYCSEDCKLKDSNPLNEKLLSHLNKKTKTAHSHDLTPPLSYSNNLTASNPFEPAASLSSSPSSSTIPFDELEKLDSLLISPLLLPQDGLSNAKQESNPSHIGGYDDNEHYLNLADSLRLDSGYQLHSKAHLGYENDLPRSSDVINDRLISDQIIENNYNLWFRLSSS, from the coding sequence ATGAGCACCGCATTCAACGATTACTGCACCGTTTGTGATCGTCTTATTCCCACATCTCCACAGAAAATAAGTAATAGTACTAGGAAAATCCAAGGGGACAATGAATCCAAGAATAGTTCACAGTCAGATAAATTATATTGCTCAGAAGATTGTAAGCTAAAGGACTCAAACCCTCTCAATGAAAAGCTATTATCTcatttgaacaaaaaaacaaagactGCTCATTCGCATGATCTCACACCTCCGCTTTCATATTCTAATAATTTAACTGCATCAAACCCTTTCGAGCCGGCCGCctcattatcttcatctCCATCGTCGTCAACTATCCCCTTCGATGAATTGGAGAAGCTGGATTCTTTACTTATTTCGCCATTGCTGCTACCTCAGGATGGTCTCTCCAACGCTAAACAGGAATCTAACCCCTCTCATATTGGTGGCTACGATGATAATGAACATTATTTGAACCTGGCCGACTCTCTCAGGCTCGACTCCGGCTACCAATTGCATTCAAAGGCACATTTGGGTTACGAAAATGATTTGCCGCGATCAAGTGACGTTATTAACGATCGTTTGATCTCCGAccaaatcattgaaaataacTACAACTTATGGTTTAGACTATCTTCTAGTTAA
- the NAT2 gene encoding Nat2p (similar to Saccharomyces cerevisiae NAT2 (YGR147C); ancestral locus Anc_4.82), which produces MIALRSSMLPAFNRILLRCGGVSLPIRENISHLLSRNLNVTWRPLTNHSLLRPATGMPLAQTKRFYSANGKNTEYKEDGSKSNDGKKGEPHGIKGLMAKYGYSALIVYILLTCVDLPLCFLGVHSLGEEKIKIYLNRAKQLIGMGEPDENKVTEEVRKKQAHREAVQAKNADNIEDASKRTFNEKWQEMKDSTLLAELLIAYGIHKSLIIVRVPLTALLTPSFVKLLQKFGIDLMKKQKKVFQTMASGAKIRYKGSNPNDFIKNEGTALDATKRKARTKGQKWFDGLM; this is translated from the coding sequence ATGATCGCGCTTAGGAGTAGCATGTTGCCAGCTTTCAATAGAATATTGCTTCGATGCGGGGGGGTAAGTTTACCCATAAGAGAGAACATATCCCATTTATTGAGTAGGAATCTGAATGTCACTTGGAGACCATTGACAAATCACTCTCTTTTACGACCCGCGACGGGTATGCCGTTGGCCCAGACGAAAAGATTCTACAGTGCCAATGGGAAGAATACTGAGTATAAGGAAGATGGAAGTAAAAGTAACGATGGGAAGAAAGGCGAGCCACATGGTATTAAAGGGTTAATGGCCAAATATGGTTACTCAGCATTGATCGTTTATATTCTGTTAACGTGTGTTGATCTGCCTCTGTGTTTCCTGGGAGTCCACTCATTGGGTGAAGAGAAGATTAAAATATATCTGAACAGAGCTAAGCAGCTGATCGGAATGGGCGAGCCagatgaaaacaaagtaACTGAAGAGGTTAGAAAGAAACAAGCTCATCGTGAAGCAGTCCAGGCCAAAAATGCTGACAACATAGAGGACGCATCGAAAAGGActtttaatgaaaaatggcAAGAGATGAAGGATAGTACACTGCTGGCCGAATTGTTAATCGCGTATGGCATACACAAGAGTTTGATTATCGTTAGAGTACCCTTAACAGCATTGCTAACGCCATCTTTTGTCAAGCTACTACAAAAGTTTGGCATCGACCTGatgaagaaacagaagaaagTATTTCAAACGATGGCCTCTGGAGCCAAAATAAGGTACAAAGGGAGCAATCCAAACgatttcatcaagaatGAGGGCACTGCGCTTGACGCTACTAAGCGCAAGGCAAGAACTAAGGGCCAGAAATGGTTTGATGGCCttatgtaa
- the RPL24B gene encoding 60S ribosomal protein eL24 (similar to Saccharomyces cerevisiae RPL24A (YGL031C) and RPL24B (YGR148C); ancestral locus Anc_4.84) produces MKVEVDSFSGAKIYPGRGTLFVRGDSKIFRFQNSKSASLFKQRKNPRRIAWTVLFRKHHKKGITEEVAKKRSRKTVKAQRPITGASLDLIKERRSLKPEVRKANREEKLKANKEKKKADKATRKAEKVKSAGVQGSKFSKQQAKGAFQKVAATSR; encoded by the coding sequence ATGAAGGTTGAAGTTGATTCCTTTTCAGGTGCTAAAATCTATCCAGGTAGAGGTACCTTGTTTGTCCGTGGTGACTCCAAGATCTTCAGATTTCAAAACTCCAAGTCTGCTTCCTTAttcaaacaaagaaagaacccAAGAAGAATCGCTTGGACTGTCTTGTTCAGAAAGCACCACAAGAAAGGTATTACCGAAGAAGTTGCCAAGAAGAGATCTAGAAAAACTGTCAAGGCCCAAAGACCAATCACCGGTGCTTCTTTGGACTTGATCAAGGAAAGAAGATCTTTGAAGCCAGAAGTTAGAAAGGCTAACAGagaggaaaaattgaaggctaacaaggaaaagaagaaggctGATAAGGCCACTAGAAAGGCTGAGAAGGTTAAGTCCGCTGGTGTTCAAGGATCCAAGTTCTCCAAACAACAAGCTAAAGGTGCCTTTCAAAAAGTCGCTGCCACTTCCCGTTAA
- the GPC1 gene encoding glycerophosphocholine acyltransferase (similar to Saccharomyces cerevisiae YGR149W; ancestral locus Anc_4.86), translating to MYKLDNNEIEDETNNSVSLTSLLEFLDPIASKVVSKYYHGSNLSKAEQKLRNFEGFRRRKPHHDHDSHHPHHLNRSRSILQLEDFKLRALQRIKNLDKPLDSIFFKNSSRLEKAFYPFTLFNIFFIGVLMARFPGWFHVYYTILFFVLMPIRFYTYYKTKNHYFLADFCYFVNMLCLLFIWVFPHSSSLFQSCFAFTFGTLCFAVITWRNSLVIHSIDKTTSCFIHIIPPCVMYVIYHGLTLEYKVERFPGAIIQSELDIKKNILWTSLYYLVWQSLYHYFITLKKSSKIKSGERMTSFEYLTTHQFKNFWAVKLRSPWPMIIYTLSQYFFQLFTMLLCGIWIRYKLAAAIFLTVVFLWASHNGATYYIDHYGKNFEKEVDRLRLEVESLQQKLQPDADAEVSDTSANDKGYSTIDPNEDFENSSSVSSKSC from the coding sequence ATGTACAAATTAGACAATAACGAGATCGAAGATGAAACAAATAATTCCGTTTCTTTGACAAGCCTTCTGGAATTCCTTGACCCGATTGCATCGAAAGTTGTTTCCAAATACTATCATGGTTCTAATCTTTCCAAAGCAGAACAGAAATTGCGAAATTTTGAGGGCTTTAGAAGACGTAAACCTCACCACGATCACGATAGTCATCATCCACACCACCTGAATAGAAGTCGCTCCATTTTGCAATTAGAGGATTTTAAGTTAAGGGCCTTACAAAGAATCAAGAATTTAGACAAACCCTTGGactccatttttttcaagaacagCTCCAGATTGGAGAAAGCATTCTACCCTTTCACGCTTTTTaacatctttttcattgggGTCCTGATGGCTAGGTTCCCTGGATGGTTTCACGTTTACTATactattttatttttcgttttGATGCCCATCCGTTTTTACACTTATTATAAAACCAAGAACCACTACTTTCTGGCAGACTTCTGTTATTTTGTTAATATGTTATGCCTATTGTTTATTTGGGTTTTCCCACATTCATCCAGCCTTTTCCAGTCCTGCTTTGCATTCACTTTCGGGACGTTATGCTTTGCTGTTATCACTTGGAGAAATTCCCTGGTGATACATTCTATTGATAAGACTACCTCATGTTTTATTCACATAATACCTCCTTGTGTCATGTACGTTATCTATCATGGATTAACGCTCGAATACAAGGTCGAGAGATTTCCGGGGGCCATTATTCAAAGCGAACTGgacatcaagaaaaatattctttgGACATCTCTTTATTATTTAGTTTGGCAATCTCTATACCATTACTTTATCACTTTAAAGAAGTCTAGCAAGATCAAGTCCGGCGAGAGGATGACAAGTTTTGAATACTTAACGACTCatcaattcaaaaatttctgggCGGTTAAATTGAGATCACCTTGGCCAATGATAATCTATACGCTTTCTCAGTATTTCTTTCAGTTGTTTACGATGCTACTATGTGGTATATGGATTCGTTATAAACTAGCCGCCGCCATATTTTTAACCGTGGTATTTCTATGGGCGTCTCATAATGGAGCCACCTATTATATCGATCACTATGggaagaattttgaaaaagaagttgatAGGTTACGTCTTGAAGTAGAAAGTTTGCAACAAAAGTTGCAACCTGATGCCGACGCAGAAGTATCTGATACATCTGCGAACGATAAAGGCTACTCAACTATCGATCCTAATGAAGACTTTGAAAACTCATCGAGTGTATCCTCAAAAAGTTGTTAA
- the CCM1 gene encoding Ccm1p (similar to Saccharomyces cerevisiae CCM1 (YGR150C); ancestral locus Anc_4.87), whose protein sequence is MYMVRCGLKTNVLFFSFESAFVLSERLITRRFRSTLQIEDEKNTMEGLVKHEMVSPEEVEFKLAQLREFTKTLKSRIYNTESPNLSSHQNNRIPPMSEDLRNTDSNKSSHVTNERSVTEENKSNDLSYQIHSSFIEKINDLVPKVIRERVADDDFLAKYLLDRSHRNWAPIIDKLYIGEKRLTNTDSKELSVWLKGTVKYLPFHNILQLDEMLLEQIDGDVVKFNTHMYECIFNNLGNLKPNGSNQDGIINDEVVLKMKELLERYDNALSTIEDRRAKKQGPPLRVPKMTQSLFNSCLKYSTKCSSFNDMEYFITKFRENYGISPNKQNLTTVIQFYSRKEMTKQAWNTFDTMKFLSTKHFPDIRTYNTMLQICEKERNFPKALDLFQEIQDHNIKPTTNTYIMMARVLAASSSNNVVSEGKPSSLRLLGWNYLHELEEKNLYRHKKDEMNLFLAMMALAAYDGDVELSKALYYLFIGKKYKTVCASWNGNILKDQDKIWKSVLSPEMLNYLMLAYARFDPSKLPILSGYEKGIELRRKFLREFDSFSRLDDANNAIKFKLPFLPINNLNLEAQVLAESSAIWNFNLENGGTYSTLTSKNGTVQEAIRKDEMLFNSFAREAKDLSDFKFKVMYEVTKRQRESINVNVFNRISLHTYLTIPINLKHQKEFLERLTIFTFQQHEFEAVLRRLYENCRNLPFLSDQVGQNQVSSEPVPASEAEIKEESTVRMDDIWYITSLRWKIMMDTTVYELVMKAATEFQNEDLAKKVWNDRGKFRTTIPFLQLDQRTRVSKDQKFAHSMVEFFTKQGKYSDAMAIVLSSKNRFNWTYSMVKNLHQALEGIEDSNSVEILLDVVNKKSHARAIKWEQRELQI, encoded by the coding sequence atGTACATGGTCAGATGTGGCCTCAAAACTAATGTActgtttttttcctttgaatcAGCTTTTGTGCTTTCCGAACGACTCATAACTAGGCGTTTTAGATCAACCCTACAGATAGAAGATGAGAAGAACACCATGGAAGGTCTCGTAAAACATGAAATGGTATCTCCCGAAGAAGTTGAGTTTAAGTTGGCACAACTGCGGGAATTCACTAAAACCCTTAAGAGCCGCATTTATAATACCGAGTCGCCAAACTTAAGTAGCCACCAAAACAATAGAATCCCACCGATGTCAGAGGACCTAAGGAATACCGATAGTAACAAAAGTTCACATGTGACAAATGAACGGTCTGTAACCGAGGAAAATAAATCCAATGATTTATCCTATCAAATTCACTCTTCGTTTATAGAGAAAATCAATGACCTTGTTCCGAAAGTTATAAGAGAAAGGGTAGCAGACGACGATTTCCTTGCGAAATACCTTCTCGACAGATCACACAGGAACTGGGCACCTATAATAGATAAGCTTTATATTGGTGAGAAACGATTGACAAATACCGATTCCAAGGAATTATCTGTCTGGCTAAAGGGTACAGTAAAATATCTACCATTTCATAATATACTCCAGTTGGACGAGATGCTCCTGGAGCAAATTGATGGAGATGTTGTCAAATTCAATACCCATATGTATGAATGCATTTTTAACAATTTAGGGAACTTAAAACCGAATGGCTCCAATCAGGATGGTATTATAAATGACGAAGTAGTcctaaaaatgaaagagtTATTAGAGAGATACGATAATGCATTGTCCACAATTGAAGATAGACGTGCTAAAAAACAGGGACCACCTTTAAGAGTACCAAAGATGACCCAATCATTATTCAATAGTTGCCTAAAATATTCAACCAAATGCTCTAGCTTCAACGACATGGAGTATTTTATCACGAAATTCAGAGAAAATTATGGCATATCACCAAATAAGCAAAATCTAACTACAGTCATACAATTCTACTCTAGAAAGGAAATGACTAAGCAAGCCTGGAATACTTTTGACACCATGAAATTCTTATCTACGAAACACTTTCCTGATATCCGTACATATAATACGATGCTACAAATATgcgaaaaggaaagaaattttccaaaagcTTTAGACTTATTCCAAGAAATACAAGACCACAATATAAAGCCTACAACAAACACTTATATAATGATGGCAAGGGTATTGGCTGCTTCGAGTAGTAATAACGTCGTGAGTGAAGGAAAGCCAAGTTCATTAAGACTGTTAGGATGGAACTATCTTCATGagttggaagaaaagaaccTTTACAGACACAAAAAGGACGAGatgaatttgtttttgGCTATGATGGCATTGGCTGCCTATGATGGAGACGTTGAATTAAGTAAAGCACTGTATTACTTGTTTATTGGGAAAAAGTACAAAACTGTATGCGCTAGTTGGAATGGAAACATTCTCAAAGATCAAGATAAAATATGGAAATCAGTTTTATCACCAGAGATGTTGAATTACTTAATGCTTGCCTATGCAAGATTCGACCCTAGTAAATTGCCTATCTTATCTGGCTATGAAAAAGGTATTGAGTTGAGGAGAAAGTTTCTTCGCGAATTTGATTCCTTCTCGAGATTAGACGATGCTAATAACGctatcaaattcaaattaCCGTTTCTTCCGATTAATAACCTAAATTTGGAGGCACAGGTATTGGCGGAATCTAGTGCAATCTGGAACTTCAACTTGGAAAATGGAGGAACGTACAGTACATTGACATCTAAAAACGGAACGGTACAGGAGGCGataagaaaagatgaaatgTTGTTTAATTCATTTGCACGTGAAGCAAAGGACTTAAGTgacttcaaattcaaagttaTGTATGAAGTGacaaaaagacaaaggGAAAGTATTAACGTAAATGTGTTCAATAGGATTTCCCTACACACATATCTGACAATCCCCataaatttgaaacatCAAAAGGAGTTTCTGGAAAGATTAACAATCTTTACTTTCCAACAACATGAATTTGAAGCGGTCTTAAGGCGTTTATATGAAAATTGCCGTAACCTTCCCTTTTTGTCTGATCAAGTTGGTCAGAATCAAGTGTCGAGTGAACCGGTCCCTGCATCTGAGGCGGAGATCAAAGAAGAGTCGACTGTAAGAATGGATGATATATGGTATATCACATCTCTAAGATGGAAAATTATGATGGATACTACGGTATATGAATTAGTGATGAAAGCTGCTACAGAATTCCAAAATGAGGACTTAGCTAAGAAGGTGTGGAACGATAGGGGTAAATTTAGGACGACCATACCCTTTTTACAATTGGATCAACGAACGAGGGTATCGAAGGACCAGAAATTTGCGCATTCCATggttgaatttttcactaaACAGGGAAAGTATTCTGATGCTATGGCCATTGTactatcttcaaaaaatcgatTTAACTGGACATATTCCATGGTTAAAAACTTGCACCAGGCATTAGAAGGAATCGAAGACAGCAACAGTGTTGAAATATTGCTAGATGtggtaaacaaaaaatcacaCGCAAGAGCCATAAAATGGGAACAAAGAGAACTTCAGATTTAA
- the RSR1 gene encoding Ras family GTPase RSR1 (similar to Saccharomyces cerevisiae RSR1 (YGR152C); ancestral locus Anc_4.73), which produces MRDYKLVVLGAGGVGKSCLTVQFVQGVYLDTYDPTIEDSYRKTIEIDNKVFDLEILDTAGIAQFTAMRELYIKSGMGFLLVYSVTDRQSLEELMELREQVLRIKDSDRVPMVLIGNKADLINERIISVEEGIEVSSKWGRVPFYETSALLRSNVDEVFVDLVRQIIRNEMESVAIKDARNQSQQFIKNESPSTKLPSTARQDTKQSNNKQSSKSLYNKSSQGQSKVKQSTAANEKRKTSHAVPKSSATNKTGSTTTSQQKKKKKNSSACCIL; this is translated from the coding sequence ATGAGAGACTATAAATTAGTGGTTTTGGGTGCAGGTGGTGTTGGTAAATCCTGCTTGACAGTTCAATTTGTACAAGGGGTTTATTTGGACACATATGATCCCACTATTGAAGATTCCTACAGAAAGACCATCGAGATCGATAACAAAGTCTTTGATCTGGAAATTTTAGATACGGCGGGCATTGCACAATTTACTGCGATGAGAGagttatatataaaatctGGAATGGGGTTCCTGTTGGTATATTCAGTAACAGACCGACAATCCTTGGAAGAATTAATGGAGTTGAGAGAACAGGTCCTGAGGATCAAAGATTCCGACCGTGTTCCGATGGTTCTAATAGGTAATAAAGCCGATCTAATCAATGAAAGAATAATAAGTGTAGAAGAAGGTATAGAAGTGAGTAGTAAATGGGGTAGAGTCCCATTTTATGAAACAAGCGCTTTATTGAGAAGTAACGTCGACGAGGTGTTCGTTGATTTGGTTAGACAAATCATTCGGAATGAAATGGAGAGTGTAGCCATCAAGGACGCAAGAAATCAAAGTCAgcaatttatcaaaaatgagtCGCCATCTACCAAGCTTCCTAGCACCGCAAGGCAAGATacaaaacaatcaaacAACAAACAATCATCTAAGAGTTTGTATAACAAGTCCTCACAAGGACAAAGTAAAGTTAAACAATCTACAGCTGCTAATGAAAAGCGTAAGACATCGCATGCCGTTCCGAAATCGAGTGCTACTAATAAAACAGGAAGTACTACTACTtcacaacaaaaaaagaagaaaaagaacagtTCCGCTTGTTGTATTCTGTAA